One stretch of Clavibacter michiganensis DNA includes these proteins:
- a CDS encoding ATP/GTP-binding protein, protein MPALDQGSRKVATRRTRKLAAEAARAASEAEARPEVPRPTRAERRALRTAARSHRRPSPRGWLGRARGETVLVQPAPEWRGTTVQVCGLWPYAVGSSSPISGVPLGLHLDTGATVCADPISWFQSGIISNPSIFALGLPGLGKSTLIRRMCVGGDGMGYLPLVLGDLKPDYVDMVHALDGQVITLGRGRGHLNVLDPGGAIEAAEQLRAAGFEQERQRLIADAHGRRNTMVSSLLTILRKQAPDDVEESIIDAALRVLDDEFPGVPVLADLLRVIQDAHPAVRDVAVDRGDLGRYQEITRGLEASLISLTRGGRLGEIFAQQTDVAMRHDRPVVYDVSSIDESDTDLQAAVLLACWSQGFGTVNVATALADAGLQPRRHYLIVMDELWRALRVGKGIVDRIDSLTRLNRQRGVGLAMITHTMSDLLALADEQDRMKARGFVERAGMVVAGGLPRAEMSMLTQAVALSRSEQDLVMSWQNPPGWSPDQEPPGRGRFLIKVGGHPGIPVHVELTEEERHINDTNKAWHATESFPEPDEASTRPSEPPLSAVEAAEPEAVEAGAA, encoded by the coding sequence GTGCCCGCGCTTGACCAGGGATCCCGCAAGGTCGCCACCCGCCGCACCCGGAAGCTGGCCGCCGAGGCGGCCCGCGCGGCGTCGGAGGCCGAGGCCCGTCCCGAGGTGCCGCGGCCGACCCGGGCGGAGCGCCGCGCCCTCCGCACGGCCGCCCGCTCCCACCGCCGCCCCTCCCCGCGCGGCTGGCTCGGCCGCGCCCGCGGCGAGACCGTGCTCGTGCAGCCCGCCCCGGAGTGGCGCGGCACCACCGTGCAGGTGTGCGGGCTGTGGCCGTACGCCGTGGGATCCAGCAGCCCCATCAGCGGCGTGCCGCTCGGCCTGCACCTCGACACGGGCGCGACCGTGTGCGCCGACCCGATCTCGTGGTTCCAGTCCGGGATCATCTCGAACCCGTCGATCTTCGCCCTCGGCCTCCCCGGCCTCGGCAAGTCGACCCTCATCCGCCGCATGTGCGTGGGCGGCGACGGCATGGGCTACCTGCCGCTCGTGCTCGGCGACCTCAAGCCCGACTACGTCGACATGGTGCACGCGCTCGACGGCCAGGTCATCACTCTCGGTCGCGGGCGCGGGCACCTCAACGTGCTGGATCCGGGCGGCGCGATCGAGGCCGCCGAGCAGCTGCGCGCCGCGGGCTTCGAGCAGGAGCGGCAGCGCCTCATCGCCGACGCGCACGGCCGCCGCAACACGATGGTCTCGTCGCTGCTCACGATCCTCCGCAAGCAGGCGCCCGACGACGTGGAGGAGTCGATCATCGACGCGGCCCTGCGCGTGCTCGACGACGAGTTCCCGGGCGTTCCCGTGCTCGCCGACCTGCTGCGCGTGATCCAGGACGCCCACCCCGCCGTGCGCGACGTGGCGGTGGACCGCGGCGACCTCGGGCGCTACCAGGAGATCACCCGCGGGCTCGAGGCCAGCCTCATCAGCCTCACGCGCGGCGGTCGGCTGGGCGAGATCTTCGCGCAGCAGACCGACGTCGCCATGCGGCACGACCGGCCCGTGGTCTACGACGTGTCGTCCATCGACGAGTCGGACACCGACCTCCAGGCCGCCGTGCTCCTCGCCTGCTGGTCGCAGGGCTTCGGCACGGTGAACGTGGCGACCGCCCTCGCTGACGCGGGCCTCCAGCCCCGGCGGCACTACCTGATCGTGATGGACGAGCTGTGGCGCGCGCTCCGCGTGGGCAAGGGCATCGTCGACCGCATCGACTCGCTCACGCGCCTCAACCGGCAGCGGGGCGTGGGGCTCGCGATGATCACGCACACCATGTCCGACCTCCTCGCGCTCGCCGACGAGCAGGACCGGATGAAGGCGCGCGGCTTCGTCGAGCGCGCCGGCATGGTCGTCGCGGGCGGCCTGCCGCGCGCGGAGATGTCGATGCTCACGCAGGCGGTCGCCCTGTCGCGCTCGGAGCAGGACCTCGTGATGTCGTGGCAGAACCCGCCCGGCTGGTCGCCCGACCAGGAGCCGCCGGGCCGCGGGCGGTTCCTCATCAAGGTCGGCGGGCACCCGGGGATCCCCGTGCACGTGGAGCTCACGGAGGAGGAGCGGCACATCAACGACACCAACAAGGCGTGGCACGCGACCGAGTCGTTCCCGGAGCCGGACGAGGCGTCGACCCGTCCGTCGGAGCCGCCGCTGTCGGCCGTCGAGGCCGCCGAGCCCGAGGCCGTCGAGGCCGGCGCCGCATGA
- a CDS encoding type IV secretory system conjugative DNA transfer family protein codes for MSSERTNRRAEPGRANPGTVIATWAIGIAAGLLASAWAGLAAARALTGAGAPLPGDPLAVAIALKKGEVAWTPLAVVIAVAVAALLTALTVAVARAVRRLGRGRTRVDRSARYLASVSDLDELRERTSLAKAARLGVPGRPGLPLGRDLRSGGMLYASWEDVVVGIAGPRVGKTTSLVVPAILAAPGALVTTSNKPDVVRATRDLRAGVGTAWVFDPQQVVDEEPTWWWDPLSSVTDDTSAAKLAGHFAAGSREADDRGDAFFDAAGKDLLTGLLLAAALDRRPITDVLGWLTDPDEREMVGILRRGGYPLIADDVESASRTSPRQRDGVYATARKMASCVRSSRINRWITPAGGDAAADPRPRLDPDAFVRSTDTLYSLSVEGEGTAAPLVTALTVAIVEAAERLARTQPGGRLTTPLVCVLDEAANVCRWKELPDLYSHLGSRGIPVLSIFQSYAQGVDVFGREGMRKLFSAANEVVYLGGVKEAEWLRELSELIGDYDHETVSSSTTRGVRSTSVQNDRRRILDTSELAELPRGRAVLLASGVRASMIATVPWMDGPEAAVIRASLAAADARAVAGPAPAQAPAPGAAS; via the coding sequence ATGAGCTCCGAGCGCACCAACCGCCGCGCCGAGCCGGGGCGCGCGAACCCGGGCACGGTCATCGCGACGTGGGCCATCGGCATCGCCGCCGGGCTCCTCGCGTCCGCGTGGGCGGGGCTCGCCGCGGCGCGCGCGCTCACGGGGGCGGGGGCGCCGCTGCCCGGGGATCCGCTCGCCGTCGCCATCGCGCTGAAGAAGGGCGAGGTCGCGTGGACCCCGCTGGCCGTCGTGATCGCCGTCGCCGTCGCCGCGCTGCTGACGGCGCTCACGGTCGCCGTCGCGCGCGCCGTCCGCCGCCTCGGCCGCGGCCGCACGCGCGTGGACCGCAGCGCCCGCTACCTCGCCTCCGTGTCCGACCTCGACGAGCTGCGCGAGCGCACATCGCTCGCGAAGGCCGCCCGCCTCGGCGTGCCCGGCCGCCCCGGGCTGCCGCTCGGCCGCGACCTCCGCTCGGGTGGCATGCTCTACGCCTCGTGGGAGGACGTGGTCGTCGGCATCGCCGGCCCGCGCGTCGGCAAGACGACCTCGCTCGTGGTGCCGGCGATCCTCGCGGCGCCCGGCGCGCTCGTCACCACGTCGAACAAGCCCGACGTCGTGCGCGCCACCCGCGACCTGCGCGCCGGCGTCGGCACCGCGTGGGTGTTCGACCCGCAGCAGGTCGTGGACGAGGAGCCGACCTGGTGGTGGGATCCGCTCTCCTCCGTCACCGACGACACCTCCGCCGCGAAGCTCGCCGGGCACTTCGCCGCGGGATCCCGGGAGGCCGACGACCGCGGCGACGCCTTCTTCGACGCGGCCGGCAAGGACCTCCTCACGGGCCTCCTCCTCGCCGCCGCGCTCGACCGCCGGCCCATCACGGACGTGCTCGGCTGGCTCACGGATCCGGACGAGCGCGAGATGGTGGGCATCCTCCGCCGCGGCGGGTACCCGCTCATCGCGGACGACGTCGAGAGCGCCTCGCGCACCTCGCCCCGCCAGCGCGACGGCGTGTACGCGACCGCCCGGAAGATGGCGTCGTGCGTGCGCAGCAGCCGCATCAACCGGTGGATCACGCCGGCCGGCGGCGACGCGGCCGCGGATCCCCGCCCCCGGCTCGACCCCGACGCCTTCGTGCGCTCCACCGACACGCTGTACTCGCTGTCGGTGGAGGGCGAGGGCACGGCCGCCCCGCTCGTGACGGCGCTCACGGTCGCGATCGTCGAGGCCGCCGAGCGCCTCGCCCGCACGCAGCCGGGCGGTCGCTTGACGACGCCGCTCGTGTGCGTGCTCGACGAGGCCGCGAACGTGTGCCGGTGGAAGGAGCTGCCCGACCTGTACTCGCACCTCGGCTCGCGCGGGATCCCCGTCCTGTCGATCTTCCAGTCGTACGCGCAGGGCGTCGACGTGTTCGGCCGCGAGGGCATGCGCAAGCTCTTCAGCGCCGCGAACGAGGTCGTGTACCTCGGCGGCGTGAAGGAGGCCGAGTGGCTGCGGGAGCTGTCCGAGCTCATCGGCGACTACGACCACGAGACGGTCTCCAGCTCGACGACGCGCGGCGTGCGGTCCACGAGCGTGCAGAACGACCGGCGCCGCATCCTCGACACCTCCGAGCTCGCCGAGCTGCCCCGCGGCCGCGCCGTGCTGCTCGCGTCGGGCGTGCGCGCGTCGATGATCGCGACCGTGCCGTGGATGGACGGGCCCGAGGCCGCCGTGATCCGCGCCTCGCTCGCCGCCGCCGACGCCCGCGCGGTCGCCGGCCCGGCTCCGGCACAGGCACCGGCACCGGGGGCCGCGTCGTGA
- a CDS encoding DUF4913 domain-containing protein, with protein MTDAFGWGDAPAAASATAAQVFPDVDAFVRGFLAPAYRREVSPRGESRWDPEWWRHPEAVARLEALHLAWEALRLEGATGMSVWWRDHADYHLAVLMGPTGPFARTSATTEAGEPLPCAPRPDPEPDPEPDPEPDPAGAAS; from the coding sequence GTGACGGACGCGTTCGGCTGGGGCGACGCGCCCGCCGCCGCATCCGCCACCGCCGCGCAGGTCTTCCCCGACGTCGACGCGTTCGTCCGCGGCTTCCTCGCGCCCGCCTACCGCCGCGAGGTGAGCCCGCGCGGCGAGAGCCGGTGGGATCCCGAGTGGTGGCGCCACCCCGAGGCCGTCGCGCGGCTCGAGGCGCTCCACCTCGCGTGGGAGGCGCTGCGGCTCGAGGGCGCGACCGGCATGAGCGTCTGGTGGCGGGATCACGCGGACTACCACCTCGCCGTCCTCATGGGCCCGACCGGCCCCTTCGCGCGCACCTCCGCCACCACCGAGGCCGGGGAGCCGCTGCCGTGCGCGCCGCGGCCGGACCCGGAGCCGGATCCGGAGCCGGATCCGGAGCCGGATCCGGCCGGAGCCGCGTCGTGA
- a CDS encoding PP2C family protein-serine/threonine phosphatase — protein sequence MAMQEPVARQGGSDPAGRATRDADTARGSAEEARLRAVHDLRLVGSTAEERFDRVTRVARELFGVPVAEINLVDDAEQFTKSPQPAGVSLLSDRTQSFCDVAIRSSGILVVPDATQDARFAERTTVTGPRHIRFYAGRPLLSGGQTVGTLCLVDTEPRELAPDQEKLLDEMGAWVERELRDSRDEELAGDIQRRLLPVDRPLWPDFDLAGISRPARGVGGDFYAWGEDADGLHVTIADVMGKGAGAAILASAVRSGFQAHRGPDAAGTVTAVQAQLQADLDATETFATFLHCRVDGSTGRFAYADGGHGLTVVIRADGAHEMLPALGLPLGVVPGASWAARTGELRPGDRLLAFTDGALDLFDGSLDSVAPLIDLVRTAADAAETVGRIADAAAAAAARGTVGDDVSAVCVRYAGGATS from the coding sequence ATGGCCATGCAGGAACCCGTCGCGCGCCAGGGCGGCTCGGATCCCGCCGGTCGCGCCACCCGCGACGCGGACACCGCGCGCGGTTCCGCCGAGGAGGCGCGCCTCCGGGCCGTGCACGACCTGCGGCTCGTCGGATCCACCGCGGAGGAGCGCTTCGACCGCGTCACGCGCGTCGCGCGCGAGCTGTTCGGCGTGCCGGTGGCCGAGATCAACCTGGTGGACGACGCCGAGCAGTTCACGAAGTCGCCGCAGCCCGCGGGCGTCTCCCTGCTGTCGGACCGCACGCAGTCGTTCTGCGACGTCGCGATCCGCTCGTCCGGCATCCTCGTGGTGCCCGATGCGACGCAGGACGCGCGCTTCGCCGAGCGCACCACGGTCACCGGCCCCCGCCACATCCGCTTCTACGCCGGCCGCCCGCTGCTCTCCGGCGGCCAGACCGTCGGCACGCTCTGCCTCGTCGACACCGAGCCGCGCGAGCTCGCGCCCGACCAGGAGAAGCTGCTCGACGAGATGGGCGCCTGGGTGGAGCGCGAGCTCCGCGACAGCCGGGACGAGGAGCTCGCGGGCGACATCCAGCGCCGGCTCCTGCCCGTCGACCGGCCGCTCTGGCCCGACTTCGACCTCGCCGGCATCAGCCGCCCGGCCCGCGGCGTGGGTGGCGACTTCTACGCGTGGGGCGAGGACGCCGACGGCCTGCACGTGACCATCGCCGACGTGATGGGCAAGGGCGCGGGCGCGGCGATCCTGGCGTCGGCCGTGCGATCGGGCTTCCAGGCGCACCGCGGTCCGGATGCCGCGGGCACCGTCACCGCGGTGCAGGCCCAGCTCCAGGCCGACCTCGACGCGACCGAGACGTTCGCGACGTTCCTGCACTGCCGCGTCGACGGATCCACCGGCCGCTTCGCGTACGCCGACGGCGGCCACGGCCTCACGGTGGTGATCCGCGCGGACGGCGCGCACGAGATGCTGCCGGCGCTCGGCCTGCCGCTCGGCGTGGTGCCGGGCGCCTCGTGGGCGGCGCGAACCGGCGAGCTGCGGCCCGGCGACCGGCTCCTCGCGTTCACCGACGGCGCGCTCGACCTCTTCGACGGATCCCTCGACTCGGTCGCGCCGCTCATCGACCTGGTGCGCACGGCCGCGGACGCCGCCGAGACGGTCGGCCGCATCGCGGACGCGGCCGCCGCGGCCGCCGCGCGCGGCACTGTCGGCGACGACGTGTCGGCGGTGTGCGTGCGCTACGCGGGCGGCGCCACTTCCTGA